The Oryzias melastigma strain HK-1 linkage group LG3, ASM292280v2, whole genome shotgun sequence genome contains a region encoding:
- the ankrd11 gene encoding ankyrin repeat domain-containing protein 11 isoform X2 — MPKGGGSKTPQLDHFPLNTDMVEKQGGKKDKVLSNKTPKLDRSDGVKEMKEKAPKRKLPFTTGANGDQKDSDSEKPGPERKRIKKEPTNTRKAGLPFGMGMPGIRAGYPLSERQQVALLMQMTAEESVNSPDTTPKHQSQSSLGQKGTPNSASKTKDKVNKRNERGETRLHRAAIRGEVRRIKELISEGADVNVKDFAGWTALHEACNRGYYEVAKQLLAAGAEVNTKGLDDDTPLHDASNNGHFKVVKLLLRYGGDPRQSNRRGETPLKVANSPTMLNLLLGKGTYTSSEESSTESSEEEDAPSFAPSSSVDGNNTDSEFEKGLKLKGKTADPPKSAVTPVKDEYEFDEDDEEERVPPEDDKHILKKDFRKDSVTKTNSFISIPKMEVKTYSKSNSLTPKKTVRRIISDSNSSDEDDRTLCFTPAPTPRQQAQQTNTKTRDSASMSSKQQKDKNKVKKKRKKESKNNVSKEVRFGKVNDKFCTSDSDSGDMESEDDKGLNSIKDSSTMNLKESTGLNASSSSSHGNLNSQKQTPSLAEQHPKQWRTDGWKTVSSPTWSDVSSLSDSVRTRLSSESDYSSADSSVESIKQVKRKGQDNKKKTNNLHSNTVDKKNSDLYKNSAVESAISKSDVDGKVLKKHKVKHKHKNKEKDRAPSLVLNQDMNEKFVKSYSFDFDDSRQKSLIVELESASESKVKISKHDKEHTKKEDRLAKNKSEDKDWSSGKDLHRPAKEDKNKKMKDSTKDKANKEEREKPVKCDKEKNFKEKEKPKDEKQKAHKEEKKKKSKEKSSKTDRKSELKEEKHLKVEKEKNSKDDKEKCKKEKALKEESEHEGYDVNRFMSLEDTKLSASDDHHDRWGSDMSSDSSLYGDDSWDAPVKEIKEVKEYKSNNTVKLIVETVKEETRRKENKVKEKKSDHGDKKSEKELSFKKKDKDPSEKMNEKKKDWSEKQKFNSSHSVDKEKKRKESVDTIKDKKDKDSLDNSRERKDSYDFVKDRKDLKTKQELARDEYGNDPFFKDMDSVGKSCDTRERNPSGKEKEKKNEGVEKKEKTKADKHKDKTKDRGADQEKDKSERSSTEKISKEKDAERGGKDKKEGVKDKHKDSHGKDKDRKMSSEQTKDKKERVSQDKHADREKDFLDLKKDERKTEKIREKTWYKIADIFTDESDDDGDSYNSGVLLGSESTRKDSTPDQDELDHFPSEKVRKTSIEAKHSTEKGKDKEHKEKKKDKTTFDTGKERKGSLEKHNKDKKDLVDSKYKERKDRMSVDSNQEKKNKQKLLDKRDTSEEKSKNKYKDKQDHCKERKPSKSSENEKSLLEKLEEEAMNDYKDDSNDKNSEISSDSFTDRGHEPMLTGYYNSVGLSDIPEDRRDSLSITTPQDKFRDRERHRHSSSSSSKKSHEKEKEKVKKDKGDKRDKNGEIRETYGRRESLPFEKEPMPLEADPYTFPFGGKGDDDDFDKTLEFEKEMSKKDKEKATGLISDRTKDKKKKEKHKEKIKEEKNKYIDGFGSFKHSKEDVKSGLKDSPQVTILKDRSKEQSPKFELKKDRNRDTVDKDNRVDHCKFKAKDENEKLTQSKDTVRKDNRREKLLVDDDDYQMTSFGQMLSLKDQEIGARLKKQRERLKQMEKQRPKSGDPKLKDKTKSTEEPRKNRSDLSAKKSNCLESGLKERKHKDISLPAQMMSPGRKYQPADNQNSKDWLTGHQMKENLPASPRPDQNRPTGVPTPTSVISCPSFEEVMQTPRTPSCSPEDYTDILIEDCQNSSAMTMSGNACSPTFFNRYSNSQGFQEDTCPTPAKNLQLPLISRSASSDIRRPLEDEFKTEPEKFLRQQGDSTAEFDPPSSAQALENKSVPVAQMGCLSSYFSPIRMLSPRQEPVHPAPDEAATSLAVPDISGHLPESVYGHFLPKPSTPVHRPDPHEPCFDIAAPPTPAPAALPPLDIDEISEPHHSEPNLVLSDLPTVTGQVQEEEEDEEEEVEDQGNVEDRTDGDDCIPEEQEQMRDPCAFSPQVEESLRKAWRAESPDLEIHHLSPSHSVPNPGENCFDHNMGWNAADLKSSHVEIETAVSKITGPFSDNEMQPLPDPPIVTASYANWNRWHKDDPEDYDEHKEAVEDIPSPERPDTTMDGEPNYLNTSSSCHRLESFFQDCNKPIIEDVDQMETESPCVEPESRSSTHAFSTTPDGHITPPVAPEPVVPWADPFSADTDELDDLGPFSLPDLPLPDKSEEAESREPQLSDLGKTMQTHIRHTMTDREDSDIMEMELPSMAKTLCPTGELGLGDPAGQDLVVPSPHTTFQPDLDLEPQSVPISNSLPTNQQQGGILEQQLTYGEEEESDASMVYSSVKSGAGPLYHMQPLPEPLHMSHDPTSAVKPNTRQVETPETGAESMPSSPLAHLSVAVTVSTLETEDTQETTPKLTPVTPPTVLDVPKKVEEIPQRMTRNRAKNNPPAAAVLPTSSVTPLSAAAPPVTTSPVVTITAVPTRTPTPTSVSSLSSLKNNSGLTICSAATNSIPPVSVPPSVTSPSVVLTKTKGRPLPVEEEEPHTQHPRKRKFPRSAGQQVQVQLVNTAMQQTREMIQQTLAVVVNAIKLDDIEPYHSDRFNPYFEYLQIRKKIEEKRKILCYITPQAPQCYAEYVTYTGSYLLDGKPLSKLHIPVIAPPPSLSEPLKELFRQQEAVRGKLRLQHSIEREKLIVSCEQEVLRVHCRAARTIANQAVPFSACTMLLDSEVYNMPSESQGDENKSVRDRFNARQFISWIQDVDDKYDRMKTCLLMRQQHEAAALNAVQRMEWQLKVQELDPAGHKSLCVNEVPSFYVPMVDVNDDFVLLPA, encoded by the exons GTGGTTAAGCTACTTTTACGATATGGAGGGGACCCACGACAAAGCAACAGGAGAGGAGAAACCCCGCTAAAGGTTGCAAACTCTCCTACTATGCTGAATTTGTTGCTGGGGAAAGGCACTTACACCTCAAGTGAGGAGAGTTCGACAG AATCTTCAGAGGAGGAAGATGCCCCCTCATTTGCCCCTTCAAGCTCTGTTGATGGCAATAACACAGACTCTGAGTTTGAGAAGGGTCTgaagttaaaaggaaaaactgcaGACCCTCCCAAATCTGCTGTCACACCCGTCAAAGATGAATACGAATTTGACgaggatgatgaggaggagcgTGTCCCTCCTGAAGatgataaacacattttgaaaaaagactTCAGAAAAGACTCTGTTACTAAGACCAACAGCTTCATCTCTATACCCAAGATGGAGGTTAAAACTTATTCCAAAAGCAACTCGCTCACACCAAAGAAAACCGTTAGGCGGATCATCTCTGACAGTAACAGTTCAGACGAAGATGATAGAACGTTGTGTTTCACACCAGCGCCTACGCCGCGGCAACAAGCCCAGCAAACAAATACCAAGACTCGGGATTCTGCCAGCATGAGctcaaaacaacagaaagacaaaaataaagtaaaaaagaagcGAAAGAAGGAGAGCAAAAACAACGTCAGTAAAGAAGTACGGTTCGGTAAAGTCAACGACAAATTCTGCACGTCTGACTCGGATAGTGGTGACATGGAAAGTGAGGATGATAAGGGCTTAAATAGTATAAAGGATTCCTCTACAATGAACCTCAAAGAATCTACTGGCTTAAAtgcatcctcttcctcttcccaTGGGAACTTGAACTCTCAAAAACAAACGCCATCGTTAGCAGAACAGCATCCAAAGCAGTGGAGGACAGATGGCTGGAAGACGGTGTCGTCTCCTACATGGTCGGATGTTAGTTCTCTATCAGACTCAGTCAGAACAAGACTATCCAGCGAATCGGACTACTCTTCTGCTGATTCCAGTGTGGAATCAATTAAGCAGGTCAAGAGAAAAGGGCAGGATAACAAAAAGAAGACCAACAATCTACACAGTAACACTGTGGACAAGAAAAATTCTGACTTGTATAAAAACTCTGCTGTGGAGAGTGCCATCTCCAAATCTGATGTTGATGGTAAAGTGCTGAAAAAGCATAAAGTGAAAcacaagcataaaaataaagaaaaggacaGAGCTCCCAGCTTAGTACTCAATCAAGACATGAATGAGAAATTTGTCAAGAGCTACTCGTTTGATTTTGATGATTCGAGGCAGAAGTCTTTAATTGTTGAGTTGGAATCGGCATCTGAGAGCAAGGTGAAAATATCCAAGCATGACAAAGAACATACAAAAAAGGAGGACAGGCTTGCTAAAAACAAGTCTGAGGATAAGGATTGGTCATCTGGAAAAGATCTTCACAGACCAGCAAAAgaggataaaaacaagaaaatgaaagacTCCACCAAAGACAAGGCAAATAAGGAGGAGAGGGAGAAGCCTGTCAAATGTGACAAGgagaaaaacttcaaagaaaaggaaaaacctaAGGATGAAAAGCAGAAGGctcacaaagaagaaaaaaagaagaagtccaAGGAAAAGTCTtcaaagacagacagaaagagtgagcttaaagaggaaaaacatctgaaggtggaaaaggagaaaaacagcaaagatgATAAGGAGaagtgcaaaaaagaaaaggcgcTGAAAGAAGAATCCGAACACGAAGGCTATGATGTTAACCGGTTCATGAGCCTTGAGGACACAAAGCTCAGTGCATCTGATGACCACCATGACAGATGGGGCTCTGATATGTCCTCCGATTCTTCTCTCTATGGAGATGACAGCTGGGATGCTCCTGTCAAGGAGATTAAAGAAGTCAAGGAATACAAATCCAACAATACTGTTAAGCTAATTGTTGAGACCGTTAAGGAGGAGACacgaagaaaagaaaacaaagtcaaGGAGAAGAAGTCAGATCATGGtgacaaaaaatctgaaaaagagcTTTCATTCAAGAAGAAAGACAAAGACCCTTcagaaaagatgaatgaaaagaaaaaggactggtcagaaaagcaaaaatttaaTTCCAGCCATTCAgttgacaaagaaaagaagagaaaggaGTCTGTGgacacaataaaagacaaaaaagataaagattCGCTGGACAACAGTCGAGAACGGAAAGACTCTTATGACTTTGTAAAGGACAGAAAAGACCTAAAAACCAAACAGGAATTAGCAAGAGATGAATATGGCAATGATcccttttttaaagacatgGATAGTGTTGGAAAATCTTGTGATACCAGAGAAAGAAACCCATCTGGtaaggagaaagaaaagaaaaatgaaggagtggagaaaaaggaaaaaactaaagcagacaaacacaaagacaaaacgAAAGACAGGGGAGCTGATCAGGAGAAAGACAAGAGTGAGCGAAGCTCCACAGAGAAAATTTCCAAGGAGAAAGACGCAGAACGAGGGGGAAAAGACAAGAAAGAAGGCGTCAAAGACAAACACAAGGACTCGCACggaaaagacaaagacagaaaGATGTCTTCGGAACAAACAAAAGACAAGAAAGAAAGGGTCTCTCAAGATAAACATGCTGACAGAGAGAAGGATTTCCTGGATTTAAAGAAGGacgagagaaaaacagaaaaaatccgtGAGAAAACTTGGTACAAAATAGCTGACATATTCACAGACGAAAGTGATGACGATGGAGACAGCTACAACAGTGGTGTTCTACTTGGATCAGAGTCGACTAGAAAAGATTCAACACCTGATCAGGATGAGCTGGATCACTTTCCGTcagaaaaagttagaaaaacatCTATAGAGGCCAAGCACAGcactgaaaaaggaaaagacaaagagcacaaggaaaagaagaaagacaagACCACATTTGACACGGGTAAAGAGAGGAAAGGCTCCCTAGagaaacacaataaagacaaaaaggaCTTGGTGGACTCAAAATATAAGGAGAGGAAAGATAGGATGTCTGTGGACTCgaatcaagaaaagaaaaataagcaaaaactcTTGGACAAGAGGGACACAAGTGAGGAAAAGTCAAAGAACAAGTACAAAGACAAACAAGACCACTGTAAGGAAAGGAAACCCTCTAAAAGCAGTGAGAATGAGAAGTCACTTTTAGaaaagctggaggaggaggctATGAACGACTACAAGGATGACTCCAATGACAAGAACAGTGAAATCTCATCTGATAGTTTCACTGATAGAGGTCACGAGCCAATGCTTACTGGTTATTACAACTCTGTCGGCCTGTCTGACATCCCAGAGGACAGGAGAGACTCGTTGTCTATTACTACACCTCAAGATAAGTTCAGAGACAGAGAGCGGCACAGACATTCCTCATCCTCATCGTCCAAGAAAAGCcatgaaaaagagaaagagaaagtaaaaaagGACAAAGGCGACAAGCGGGACAAAAACGGTGAGATAAGAGAAACCTATGGTCGTAGAGAAAGTCTACCTTTTGAGAAGGAGCCTATGCCTCTAGAGGCAGACCCTTACACTTTCCCGTTCGGAGGCAAAGGAGATGACGATGACTTTGACAAAACTTtggagtttgaaaaagaaatgtcaaaaaaggatAAAGAGAAAGCCACTGGTCTCATCAGTGAcagaacaaaagacaaaaagaaaaaagaaaaacataaagagaaaataaaggaagagAAGAATAAATACATAGATGGCTTTGGATCATTTAAACACTCCAAGGAGGATGTAAAGTCAGGGTTGAAGGACAGCCCACAGGTAACCATTCTAAAAGATAGGTCTAAAGAACAAAGTCCGAAATTTGAATTAAAGAAAGATAGAAATCGAGATACTGTGGACAAAGACAACAGAGTTGATCATTGTAAATTTAAAGCCaaggatgaaaatgaaaagctcACCCAGTCCAAAGACACAGTGCGAAAGGATAACCGTCGGGAAAAACTGTTGGTGGATGACGATGACTATCAAATGACAAGTTTTGGTCAGATGTTGAGTCTGAAAGATCAGGAAATCGGAGCTCGTCTCAAGAAACAAAGGGAAAGATTGAAGCAGATGGAGAAGCAAAGACCTAAGTCAGGTGACCCTAAGCTCAAAGACAAGACGAAGTCCACAGAGGAACCACGGAAGAATCGCAGTGATCTGTCAGCAAAGAAGTCAAACTGCCTCGAGTCTGGTCTTAAAGAGAGGAAACACAAGGATATTAGTCTCCCGGCTCAAATGATGTCTCCAGGAAGGAAGTATCAACCTGCCGATAATCAGAACTCAAAGGATTGGTTGACAGGTCACCAAATGAAGGAAAACCTTCCTGCTTCTCCCAGGCCAGATCAAAATAGGCCCACTGGTGTCCCCACACCAACGTCTGTCATCTCCTGCCCCAGCTTTGAAGAAGTGATGCAGACACCTCGTACCCCTTCTTGTAGTCCAGAAGACTACACAGATATTTTGATTGAAGATTGCCAGAACTCCTCAGCCATGACCATGTCAGGAAATGCCTGCTCCCCAACCTTCTTTAACAG GTATTCAAACTCCCAGGGTTTTCAGGAGGACACCTGCCCAACACCTGCAAAGAACCTCCAGCTGCCACTCATTAGCCGCTCTGCGTCATCTGATATCCGCAGACCCCTGGAAGATGAGTTCAAAACTGAGCCTGAGAAGTTTCTTCGACAGCAGGGGGATTCAACGGCTGAATTTGATCCTCCGTCTTCCGCTCAAGCGCTGGAGAACAAATCGGTTCCTGTCGCTCAGATGGGGTGCTTGTCATCTTACTTCTCCCCCATAAGAATGTTGTCTCCACGCCAGGAGCCAGTCCATCCTGCACCCGATGAGGCAGCGACCTCTCTTGCTGTTCCAGACATCAGTGGGCACTTGCCTGAGAGCGTTTACGGACATTTTTTGCCTAAGCCTTCTACACCTGTTCACAGGCCGGATCCCCACGAACCATGCTTTGACATAGCTGCACCCCCAACCccagctcctgctgctttgcCACCGCTAGATATTGACGAGATTTCTGAGCCGCACCACAGTGAGCCAAATCTGGTCCTCTCAGATCTCCCTACTGTTACAGGACaggtgcaggaggaggaggaggatgaggaagaaGAGGTTGAGGACCAAGGCAATGTGGAAGACAGAACGGATGGAGACGACTGTATCCCGGAAGAGCAAGAACAAATGAGGGATCCTTGTGCATTTTCTCCTCAAGTCGAGGAAAGTCTAAGGAAAGCTTGGCGTGCAGAGTCTCCGGACCTTGAGATCCATCACCTGTCCCCTTCACATTCTGTTCCCAACCCTGGTGAGAACTGTTTTGACCACAACATGGGCTGGAACGCTGCAGACCTTAAATCGTCACATGTGGAGATCGAAACTGCTGTGTCTAAAATAACTGGTCCTTTCTCTGACAACGAGATGCAGCCGTTGCCCGATCCCCCCATCGTCACTGCCTCTTATGCTAATTGGAACCGGTGGCACAAAGACGACCCAGAGGACTATGATGAGCATAAGGAGGCTGTGGAGGACATACCCTCCCCAGAGAGGCCAGACACTACCATGGACGGGGAGCCCAACTATTTAAATACTTCATCATCTTGCCATAGGCTGGAGTCTTTTTTCCAAGACTGCAACAAGCCTATTATTGAGGATGTGGACCAAATGGAAACGGAGTCCCCATGTGTTGAACCAGAGAGCAGATCAAGCACACATGCTTTCAGTACGACTCCTGATGGTCACATCACCCCACCTGTGGCCCCCGAGCCTGTGGTGCCCTGGGCAGATCCATTTTCCGCCGATACAGACGAACTGGATGACTTGGGGCCATTCTCTTTGCCTGACTTACCATTACCAGACAAGTCAGAAGAGGCGGAGTCACGAGAGCCTCAACTATCTGATCTCGGCAAGACTATGCAGACTCATATTAGACACACTATGACTGACAGAGAGGACTCTGACATAATGGAAATGGAATTACCAAGCATGGCCAAAACTCTATGTCCTACAGGAGAACTGGGTTTAGGGGACCCTGCTGGACAAGACTTGGTCGTACCATCACCACATACCACCTTCCAACCAGACTTGGACCTTGAACCTCAAAGTGTTCCCATCAGCAATTCTTTGCCTACTAACCAACAACAGGGTGGTATTTTAGAACAACAGCTGACATATGGAGAAGAAGAGGAGTCAGATGCCAGCATGGTGTATTCATCGGTAAAATCAGGTGCTGGTCCGTTATATCACATGCAGCCCCTTCCTGAACCATTGCATATGTCTCATGATCCTACATCTGCTGTAAAGCCTAATACGAGACAGGTGGAGACGCCTGAGACTGGCGCAGAATCAATGCCATCCAGTCCTCTTGCTCACCTCTCTGTGGCAGTCACAGTCTCCACACTGGAGACAGAAGACACCCAGGAGACCACACCCAAACTAACGCCAGTCACTCCACCCACTGTGTTAGATGTTCCCAAGAAGGTGGAGGAAATCCCCCAAAGAATGACCCGAAATCGCGCCAAGAACAAtccccctgctgctgctgtccttCCTACCTCCAGCGTGACACCTCTGTCTGCTGCTGCCCCTCCTGTGACAACCAGTCCAGTGGTGACCATTACTGCTGTCCCCACCCGAACTCCAACACCCACCTCAGTGTCTTCACTGTCATCTCTCAAGAATAACTCTGGTCTGACAATTTGCTCTGCTGCAACAAATTCCATCCCGCCAGTGTCTGTACCTCCTTCGGTGACGTCTCCCTCGGTCGTTCTCACCAAGACAAAAGGTCGCCCACTTCCAGTGGAGGAAGAGGAACCACACACGCAGCACCCGCGGAAGAGGAAGTTTCCACGATCTGCTGGACAGCAAGTTCAAGTCCAGCTGGTTAACACAGCCATGCAACAGACCAGGGAAATGATTCAACAGACGTTAGCTGTTGTTGTCAATGCCATCAAGCTGGATGACATTGAACCCTACCACAGTGACAGGTTCAACCCTTATTTTGAGTACCTGCAAATAAGGAAGAAGATTGAGGAGAAGAGGAAGATCCTGTGCTACATCACCCCTCAGGCTCCGCAGTGTTATGCTGAGTATGTGACTTACACCGGCTCTTACCTGCTGGATGGCAAGCCCCTCAGCAAGCTACACATTCCTGTG ATTGCCCCACCTCCATCACTTTCAGAGCCTTTGAAGGAGCTCTTCCGACAACAGGAGGCTGTAAGAGGAAAGCTCAGGTTGCAGCACAGCATAGAGCGG GAGAAACTTATTGTTTCATGTGAGCAGGAGGTTTTAAGGGTACATTGCAGAGCAGCCAGAACAATAGCCAATCAGGCTGTGCCATTCAGTGCCTGCACCATGCTGTTGGACTCTGAAGTATACAATATGCCATCCGAGAGCCAG GGCGATGAGAATAAATCTGTAAGAGATCGCTTCAATGCACGCCAGTTCATTTCCTGGATCCAGGACGTGGACGATAAGTACGACCGAATGAAG ACATGTCTGTTGATGCGACAGCAGCACGAGGCAGCAGCCCTCAACGCAGTACAAAGGATGGAGTGGCAGCTGAAGGTCCAGGAGCTAGACCCAGCAGGGCACAAGTCCCTCTGTGTCAACGAAGTGCCGTCCTTCTATGTGCCAATGGTTGATGTCAACGATGACTTTGTTCTGCTGCCTGCATGA